The following proteins come from a genomic window of Corynebacterium sp. P4-C1:
- a CDS encoding acyl-CoA carboxylase subunit epsilon produces MSQPLFTVVKGTPTEAELAALTQVLTDLQQAAKSRTSGGYRNLWGRPTPRDHGPVVFNPSAFNSQTLF; encoded by the coding sequence ATGTCCCAACCCCTGTTCACCGTGGTGAAGGGCACCCCCACCGAAGCGGAGCTCGCCGCTTTGACCCAGGTGCTCACCGACCTTCAGCAGGCCGCGAAATCCCGCACCTCCGGCGGCTACCGCAACCTGTGGGGCCGCCCCACCCCGCGCGACCACGGCCCGGTGGTGTTCAACCCGTCCGCGTTCAACTCCCAGACCCTGTTCTAG
- a CDS encoding nucleoside triphosphate pyrophosphatase — MRLVLASQSPSRRMILNNAGVDPVQHPAHVDEDAIIASLSGAEPAAVVSALARAKADVVAPEYPDDIVVGCDSMLLLDGQLQGKPHTVEETIRRWRAQRGQTAELVTGHAIGYHGTWVVDTVSTRIHFGDASDADIEAYARSGEPLECAGAFTLEALGGWFIDSIEGDQTSVIGLSLPLLRKALYSFGVDASELWR, encoded by the coding sequence ATGCGCCTCGTCCTCGCCTCCCAGTCGCCATCCCGGCGGATGATCCTGAACAATGCCGGGGTCGACCCCGTCCAGCACCCGGCGCACGTCGACGAAGACGCGATCATCGCATCCCTCTCCGGCGCCGAACCCGCAGCGGTGGTCTCCGCGCTCGCCCGCGCGAAAGCCGATGTGGTGGCACCCGAATACCCCGACGACATCGTGGTCGGCTGCGACTCGATGTTGCTGCTGGACGGCCAGCTTCAGGGCAAGCCCCACACCGTCGAGGAGACCATCCGCCGTTGGCGTGCCCAGCGCGGCCAGACCGCTGAGCTGGTCACCGGCCACGCCATCGGCTACCACGGAACATGGGTCGTGGACACCGTGTCCACCCGGATCCACTTCGGCGACGCCTCCGACGCCGACATTGAGGCCTACGCACGCTCCGGCGAGCCCCTCGAATGCGCCGGCGCCTTCACCCTCGAGGCCCTCGGCGGCTGGTTCATCGACTCCATCGAGGGCGACCAGACCAGCGTCATCGGCCTCTCCCTGCCCCTGCTGCGCAAAGCGCTGTACTCCTTCGGGGTGGACGCCTCCGAGCTGTGGCGCTAA
- a CDS encoding sodium:proton antiporter, producing the protein MTFFILLIVIMLAVIALAEPLGERIGVVAPVLLLVLSAAVAFLPQVPDVVVDPEIILQLILPPLLFATAMRMPVHDFRRNFSSIFLLAVVLVVLTAVSVGWVIHLLVPAIPLPIAIAVGAVVSPSDAVAVGIVKKAGVNRRIIAILDGEGLINDASALVTLGTALLAARTKVTAGEVLLNFVWAVAGAVIVGFLVGQLAMFMRRHVHHPTSNTVLSLAIPFAAFLPAEVIGASGLVSTVVAGLVVARKAVGVLGPSIRISDAQTWDTLGLVLESLVFVLMGLQMPELIDDARTSGYTFLMSFGVAMACWATVLVVRTAVVMPMMSVMRSNARRTVRRMERLDAMGSRIEEAYGDPRMHGDERYQRRLDSAQQTLDRRYRDARYFAEKSLGFRAGSVIVWAGMRGAITLAAAQTLPHDAEGRGFLVLVAFIVAGMSLIVQGGTLRFLVDAVNPGKDEPSSWEDRKHQREVLSTAAEAVEVPADLERALRAGGLTREKMRTTQVQDLVGALRSPGYFQMDGGADDIDASAIPQQLADYGIARVKAQRDALVAERNAGRIDADDFSHLLRRLDGTQLSIEAQSEAFMRTGFMGGNDPHERDERHEQQL; encoded by the coding sequence GTGACGTTTTTCATCCTGCTTATCGTGATCATGCTCGCGGTCATCGCGCTTGCCGAGCCGCTGGGGGAGCGCATCGGCGTGGTTGCGCCGGTGCTGCTTCTGGTGCTCAGTGCGGCGGTGGCGTTCTTGCCGCAAGTGCCGGACGTGGTCGTCGACCCGGAGATCATTCTGCAGCTGATCCTGCCGCCGTTGCTGTTCGCGACAGCGATGCGGATGCCGGTGCACGATTTCCGGCGGAATTTCTCCTCGATTTTCCTGCTTGCTGTGGTGCTGGTGGTGCTCACGGCGGTGTCGGTGGGCTGGGTGATTCACCTGCTGGTTCCCGCTATTCCGCTGCCGATCGCCATCGCGGTGGGCGCGGTGGTCAGTCCGTCGGACGCGGTGGCTGTGGGCATTGTGAAAAAGGCGGGGGTCAACCGGCGCATTATCGCGATTCTGGACGGCGAAGGCCTGATCAACGATGCGTCTGCCCTGGTCACTCTCGGTACGGCGTTGCTGGCGGCGCGCACGAAGGTGACGGCCGGCGAGGTCTTGCTCAACTTCGTGTGGGCGGTCGCCGGCGCAGTTATCGTGGGCTTTTTGGTCGGCCAGTTGGCGATGTTCATGCGCCGGCATGTCCACCATCCGACATCGAACACGGTGCTGTCACTGGCGATCCCGTTTGCGGCATTCCTCCCGGCCGAGGTGATCGGGGCATCGGGGTTGGTCAGCACCGTCGTCGCCGGCCTCGTGGTGGCGCGGAAGGCGGTGGGGGTGCTGGGGCCGTCGATACGCATCTCCGACGCCCAGACGTGGGACACCCTCGGCCTCGTCCTTGAATCCCTCGTGTTCGTGCTGATGGGCTTGCAGATGCCGGAGCTCATCGACGACGCACGGACCTCGGGCTACACGTTCCTGATGTCGTTCGGCGTGGCGATGGCGTGCTGGGCGACGGTGCTGGTGGTGCGCACGGCCGTGGTCATGCCGATGATGTCGGTGATGCGCTCCAACGCGCGGCGCACAGTGCGCCGTATGGAGCGGCTCGACGCGATGGGCAGCCGAATCGAGGAAGCATACGGGGACCCGCGGATGCACGGGGACGAACGCTACCAACGCCGCCTCGACTCGGCGCAGCAGACGCTGGACCGCCGTTACCGCGACGCACGCTATTTCGCGGAGAAATCACTCGGGTTCCGCGCCGGTTCCGTTATCGTCTGGGCCGGCATGCGCGGAGCCATCACACTAGCGGCGGCGCAGACGTTACCGCACGACGCGGAGGGCCGCGGCTTCTTGGTGCTCGTCGCGTTCATCGTCGCGGGAATGTCGCTCATCGTGCAGGGCGGCACGCTCCGATTCCTCGTGGATGCGGTCAACCCGGGCAAGGACGAGCCGAGCTCGTGGGAGGACCGGAAGCATCAGCGCGAAGTTCTCAGCACAGCAGCAGAAGCGGTCGAGGTCCCGGCGGATCTCGAGCGTGCGCTGCGCGCCGGAGGGTTGACCCGGGAAAAGATGCGCACCACACAGGTCCAGGATTTGGTGGGGGCGTTGCGGTCGCCGGGGTACTTCCAGATGGACGGCGGGGCGGACGACATCGATGCGAGCGCGATTCCGCAGCAGCTCGCGGACTACGGCATTGCGCGTGTCAAGGCGCAGCGTGACGCCCTGGTCGCCGAGCGCAACGCCGGGCGTATCGACGCCGACGATTTCTCCCACCTCCTACGCCGCCTAGACGGTACGCAGCTGTCGATTGAGGCGCAGTCGGAGGCATTCATGCGCACGGGATTCATGGGCGGAAACGACCCGCACGAGCGCGATGAGCGCCATGAGCAACAGCTTTAG
- a CDS encoding DUF4282 domain-containing protein, which translates to MSTPYNPENSSNPEDGLNPSNPSGSDHSTGAHSGSYGSSDTFGSYGAGSAGSTGAGASDSTTSFGAQNTGAQGSYGAGGFGSGAQGSYGAGGFGSGASTNDTNSATGGAHTADSASGTVASHDASGFGSYGQTGQQAAYGDQYGQQQYGQQAPGAQGTQYGQGQNQGFGAFPQDAPVAGKKNGFFNALFDFSFRNFITIDFVKVLYIIYIVFAALMWLGGLIVAFSGFGESAGVGLLMLFGWLIFGTLWALFQIVISRVMLEVLVSVVRIAQNTTDLVDQGEKK; encoded by the coding sequence ATGTCTACTCCGTACAACCCTGAGAACTCCTCTAACCCGGAGGACGGCCTGAACCCGTCCAACCCGTCGGGCTCCGACCACTCCACCGGTGCGCACTCCGGCTCCTACGGATCGTCCGACACCTTCGGTTCCTACGGCGCGGGCTCCGCGGGCTCCACCGGTGCCGGCGCATCTGACAGCACCACCTCCTTCGGTGCTCAGAACACCGGCGCCCAGGGCTCCTACGGTGCCGGCGGCTTCGGCTCCGGTGCCCAGGGCTCCTACGGCGCAGGCGGCTTCGGCTCCGGCGCCTCCACCAACGACACGAACTCCGCCACCGGCGGGGCGCACACCGCGGATTCCGCTTCGGGCACCGTCGCTAGCCACGATGCTTCCGGCTTCGGCTCCTACGGCCAGACCGGTCAGCAGGCTGCCTACGGCGACCAGTACGGCCAGCAGCAGTACGGCCAGCAGGCACCGGGTGCACAGGGCACGCAGTACGGCCAGGGCCAGAACCAGGGCTTCGGCGCTTTCCCGCAGGATGCTCCGGTTGCGGGCAAGAAGAACGGCTTCTTCAACGCGCTGTTCGACTTCTCCTTCCGCAACTTCATCACCATTGACTTTGTCAAGGTGCTCTACATCATCTACATCGTATTCGCGGCTCTGATGTGGCTCGGTGGCCTGATCGTGGCCTTCAGCGGCTTCGGCGAGAGTGCGGGCGTCGGCCTTCTGATGCTCTTCGGTTGGCTGATCTTCGGCACCCTGTGGGCGCTGTTCCAAATCGTCATCTCGCGTGTGATGCTCGAGGTGCTGGTGTCCGTGGTCCGCATCGCGCAGAACACCACCGATCTCGTGGATCAGGGCGAAAAGAAATAA
- a CDS encoding helix-turn-helix domain-containing protein: MAAPLFHRVHHQQALHHTNGRNPGPGWVDDGIPKAEVARRLRIGRTTLYKYLAGSSG; the protein is encoded by the coding sequence ATGGCCGCCCCACTATTTCACAGGGTCCACCATCAGCAAGCGTTACACCACACTAACGGACGCAACCCAGGCCCGGGTTGGGTGGACGATGGTATACCGAAAGCTGAGGTGGCCCGCCGACTCAGGATCGGGCGGACCACATTGTATAAATACCTCGCAGGAAGCTCTGGATAA
- a CDS encoding Cj0069 family protein: protein MHKAIVVFEVEGGSDKYFDGHRKDTMPIVNAIKEKGWNAEVVYFRPEWADDLFKYVSENFDAYISRVNPGNIPGGEKGYFDLLTRLSEAGLVGMSTPEEMVSYGAKDALVKLNKTDLVPEDTAAYYDVESFHDTFPTSLSYGERVLKQNRGSTGSGIWRVRLADESLAESVEPGSALPLDTKLKCTEAVDNHTEDRELGEFMDFCDQYIIGDNGMLVDMRFMPRIVEGEIRILLVGPHPVFVVHKKPAEGGDAFSATLFSGAKYTYNKPEEWQELVDMFAEARPVIAENLGGDNIPLIWTADFMLADDDETGEDTYVLGEINCSCVGFTSELDMGIQEMVAQEAISRVEAKHA from the coding sequence GTGCACAAGGCAATCGTCGTCTTCGAGGTTGAAGGCGGTTCCGACAAGTACTTCGACGGGCACCGCAAGGACACCATGCCCATCGTCAACGCCATCAAGGAAAAGGGCTGGAACGCCGAGGTCGTCTATTTCCGTCCCGAGTGGGCCGATGATCTGTTCAAGTACGTCTCCGAGAACTTCGACGCCTACATCTCCCGCGTCAACCCGGGCAATATCCCGGGCGGCGAGAAGGGCTACTTCGACCTGCTCACCCGCCTTTCCGAGGCCGGCCTGGTGGGCATGTCCACCCCGGAGGAAATGGTCTCCTACGGCGCAAAGGATGCCCTGGTCAAGCTGAACAAGACCGACCTTGTTCCGGAAGACACCGCCGCCTACTACGATGTCGAGTCCTTCCACGACACCTTCCCGACCTCCCTGTCTTACGGTGAGCGCGTGCTGAAGCAGAACCGCGGCTCCACCGGCTCCGGCATCTGGCGCGTCCGCCTTGCCGACGAGTCCCTCGCCGAGTCCGTCGAGCCGGGCAGCGCCCTGCCGCTAGACACCAAGCTGAAGTGCACCGAGGCCGTGGACAACCACACCGAGGACCGCGAGCTGGGTGAGTTCATGGATTTCTGCGACCAGTACATCATCGGCGACAACGGCATGCTCGTGGACATGCGCTTCATGCCGCGCATCGTAGAGGGCGAGATCCGCATCCTCCTCGTCGGCCCGCACCCGGTCTTCGTCGTGCACAAGAAGCCGGCCGAGGGCGGCGACGCATTCTCCGCGACCCTGTTCTCCGGCGCCAAGTACACCTACAACAAGCCGGAGGAGTGGCAGGAGCTCGTCGACATGTTCGCTGAGGCCCGCCCGGTCATCGCCGAAAACCTCGGCGGCGACAACATCCCGCTGATTTGGACTGCCGACTTCATGCTCGCCGACGACGACGAGACCGGCGAGGACACCTACGTCCTCGGCGAGATCAACTGCTCCTGCGTTGGTTTCACCTCCGAGCTGGACATGGGCATCCAGGAAATGGTCGCCCAGGAGGCCATCAGCCGCGTCGAGGCCAAGCACGCCTAA
- a CDS encoding sulfurtransferase → MGIPADPFPQFQDFAHPEKFVSASWLSARLGVDGLRVVESDEDAFLYDIGHIPGAVRIDWHKDLNDEVVRDFINGEAFAELMNARGIGRDDTVVIYGDHNNWWAAYTAWVFELFGHPDVRILDGGRDAWMGEERDTSFAVPEYPSQDYPVVERTDKPWRTFVDEVRDRDEKSLLIDVRGPEFFSGSETDLEADRLRVSPVLRHGHIPGAVNHPWGDAVHPNGRVKDRAAIAASYGEISSDAPVITYSGNGQSAAHTWYILRHVLGLEKVSLYDGSWYEWGNMVRMPIDKN, encoded by the coding sequence ATGGGAATTCCCGCAGATCCGTTCCCGCAGTTCCAGGACTTCGCGCACCCGGAAAAATTCGTGTCGGCTTCGTGGCTGTCCGCCCGTCTCGGCGTTGATGGTCTGCGCGTGGTGGAGTCCGACGAAGACGCATTCTTGTACGACATCGGCCACATCCCGGGCGCGGTGCGCATTGATTGGCACAAGGACCTCAACGACGAGGTCGTGCGTGATTTCATCAATGGTGAGGCGTTCGCGGAGTTGATGAACGCGCGCGGTATCGGCCGTGACGACACGGTGGTCATTTACGGCGACCACAACAATTGGTGGGCGGCCTACACGGCGTGGGTGTTCGAGCTTTTCGGCCACCCGGACGTGCGCATTCTCGACGGCGGCCGCGACGCCTGGATGGGCGAGGAGCGCGACACTTCCTTCGCAGTTCCGGAGTACCCGTCGCAGGATTACCCGGTTGTTGAGCGCACGGATAAGCCGTGGCGCACATTCGTCGACGAGGTGCGCGACCGCGACGAGAAGAGCTTGCTTATCGACGTCCGCGGGCCCGAATTCTTCTCCGGCTCCGAGACCGATCTGGAAGCGGACCGCCTGCGCGTCTCCCCTGTTCTGCGCCACGGCCACATTCCGGGTGCGGTGAACCATCCCTGGGGTGATGCGGTGCACCCCAACGGCCGGGTGAAGGACCGCGCGGCAATCGCCGCCTCGTACGGTGAAATTTCGTCCGATGCACCGGTGATCACATATTCCGGCAACGGCCAGTCCGCCGCCCACACGTGGTACATCCTCCGCCACGTGCTCGGTCTGGAAAAAGTCTCCCTTTACGACGGTTCTTGGTACGAGTGGGGAAACATGGTCCGCATGCCGATCGATAAGAACTAA
- a CDS encoding acetyl/propionyl/methylcrotonyl-CoA carboxylase subunit alpha, with amino-acid sequence MTISKVLIANRGEIAVRVIRAAKDAGIASVAVYAEPDTDSPFVELADEAFALGGNTAADSYLNFDKIIEAAKASGADAIHPGYGFLSENADFARRVIDEGLTWIGPSPEAIALLGDKVEARRIAEKVDAPMAPGTKEPVSTADEVVAFADEHGLPVAIKAAYGGGGRGMKVAHTREEIPELFESATREAVTAFGRGECFVERYLDRARHVEAQVLADVHGNAIVAGTRDCTLQRRFQKLVEEAPAPFLTDAQREAIHSSAKAIVKEAGYYGAGTVEYLVSPADEQHPEGIISFLEVNTRLQVEHPVTEETAGIDLVREQFRIASDLPLRLTEDPAPRGHAIEFRINGEDPGMNFMPAPGTISRYLEPSGTGVRVDSGVRTGNVIGGQFDSMLAKLIVTGETRDEAIQRARRALDEYVVEGLPTVIPFHQAVLKDPAFVGDENGFSVYTRWIEEEFSADIPPYQEDEDEGEEPGTKRTYAVEIDGRRIEVALPASLVIGNGGKRKSKKRRSSGAALSGDAVPAPMQGTVVKVNVAEGDTVNEGDILLVLEAMKMENPVKAHKSGTVKGLAVQQGDQVNKTAVLLEIR; translated from the coding sequence TTGACTATTTCCAAGGTTCTCATCGCCAACCGCGGCGAGATCGCTGTGCGCGTCATCCGCGCCGCGAAGGACGCCGGCATTGCGTCGGTAGCCGTCTACGCCGAGCCGGACACGGACAGCCCGTTCGTAGAGCTCGCCGACGAGGCTTTCGCTCTCGGCGGCAATACCGCGGCTGATTCGTACCTGAACTTCGACAAGATCATCGAGGCCGCAAAGGCGTCTGGTGCCGACGCGATCCACCCGGGTTACGGCTTCCTGTCGGAGAACGCCGACTTCGCCCGCCGCGTCATCGACGAGGGGCTGACCTGGATCGGCCCGTCTCCGGAGGCCATCGCGTTGCTGGGCGACAAGGTGGAGGCCCGCCGCATCGCGGAGAAGGTCGATGCGCCGATGGCGCCAGGCACCAAGGAACCTGTCAGCACCGCCGACGAGGTTGTGGCATTCGCCGACGAGCACGGCCTTCCCGTGGCTATTAAGGCCGCGTACGGCGGTGGCGGACGCGGCATGAAGGTCGCCCACACACGCGAGGAGATTCCGGAGCTTTTCGAGTCCGCTACCCGCGAGGCTGTCACGGCATTCGGCCGGGGCGAGTGCTTCGTCGAGCGTTACCTGGACCGCGCCCGCCACGTGGAGGCGCAGGTGCTTGCCGACGTCCATGGCAACGCCATCGTCGCTGGCACGCGCGACTGCACCCTGCAGCGCCGCTTCCAGAAGCTGGTGGAGGAAGCCCCTGCCCCGTTCTTGACTGATGCTCAGCGCGAGGCCATCCACTCCTCCGCCAAGGCCATTGTGAAGGAGGCCGGCTACTACGGCGCCGGTACCGTCGAGTACTTGGTCAGCCCTGCTGATGAGCAGCACCCGGAGGGCATCATCTCCTTCCTGGAGGTCAACACCCGCCTGCAGGTCGAGCACCCCGTGACCGAGGAGACCGCCGGCATCGACCTGGTCCGCGAACAGTTCCGGATCGCATCCGACCTGCCCCTGCGCCTGACTGAGGATCCGGCTCCGCGCGGCCACGCCATCGAATTCCGCATCAACGGCGAGGACCCGGGCATGAACTTCATGCCGGCCCCGGGCACCATTTCCCGCTACCTGGAACCCTCCGGCACCGGTGTCCGTGTGGACAGCGGCGTACGCACCGGCAATGTCATAGGCGGCCAGTTCGACTCCATGCTGGCCAAGCTGATCGTCACCGGCGAGACCCGCGACGAGGCTATTCAGCGCGCCCGGCGCGCCCTCGACGAGTACGTCGTCGAAGGCCTGCCCACCGTGATCCCTTTCCACCAGGCGGTGCTGAAGGACCCGGCGTTCGTGGGCGACGAGAACGGATTCAGCGTCTACACCCGCTGGATCGAGGAGGAGTTCAGCGCTGATATCCCGCCCTACCAGGAAGACGAGGACGAGGGCGAGGAACCGGGCACCAAGCGCACATACGCCGTGGAGATTGACGGCCGCCGCATCGAGGTGGCGCTTCCGGCTTCCCTCGTCATCGGCAACGGTGGCAAGCGCAAGTCCAAGAAGCGCCGCTCCTCCGGTGCCGCCCTGTCCGGCGATGCGGTTCCCGCGCCGATGCAGGGAACCGTGGTCAAGGTCAATGTCGCCGAGGGCGATACCGTCAACGAGGGCGATATTCTCCTCGTCCTCGAGGCTATGAAGATGGAAAACCCCGTCAAGGCGCACAAGTCCGGCACCGTGAAGGGGCTTGCTGTGCAGCAGGGCGATCAGGTGAACAAGACCGCCGTGCTCCTAGAAATCCGCTAA
- a CDS encoding amino acid permease produces the protein MSSTTSGHAPLRDDESARSDEAGHALGFWQGVALIFGTNIGAGILSLPYAARNGGFLALVVALAIAGTLTTISMLYVAEVSLRTKEPLQLSGLAEKYLGQTGRFLVFTAIMVNSVGALIAYASGSGNLMHNLFNLPSLVGTLIFYALGAFIMWKGLQATGKVEGLITSGMAIIIFTLVVWTIAGPGIEPANLWVLKPYFIIPIMNLAVFTFLAQYVVPEMARGMAATKPEMLPKAIIAGMCITAFTLAAVPFAALGLLGTEVTEVVTIAWGEKLGTAAYYMANLFALLAMFTSFLAIGFTAMRNVLDIFHWPEHGWQRLAATGLTVLPPLVIAVAGLGGFVSALTYAGGFAGAIMSVVPVLLLRRARANGDQAPVWQVRGVDSTVIQALIIIVYVAAFIYSIISLLGLVPAGWA, from the coding sequence ATGTCATCAACCACTTCTGGGCACGCGCCGTTGCGCGACGACGAATCTGCCCGTTCCGATGAAGCGGGCCACGCCCTCGGTTTCTGGCAGGGCGTAGCCCTGATCTTCGGCACCAACATTGGCGCCGGAATTCTCTCCCTGCCGTACGCGGCCCGCAACGGCGGCTTCCTCGCTCTAGTGGTGGCGCTCGCGATCGCAGGCACCCTGACTACTATTTCCATGCTCTACGTCGCGGAAGTCTCCCTCCGGACTAAGGAGCCGCTCCAGTTGTCCGGCTTGGCGGAGAAGTACCTGGGCCAGACCGGCCGCTTCCTCGTCTTCACCGCGATCATGGTCAACAGTGTCGGTGCATTGATCGCGTACGCATCCGGCTCCGGCAATCTTATGCACAACCTGTTCAACCTGCCTTCCTTGGTGGGCACCTTGATCTTCTATGCCCTGGGTGCCTTCATCATGTGGAAGGGCCTGCAGGCCACAGGCAAGGTGGAGGGGCTGATCACCAGCGGCATGGCGATCATCATCTTCACGCTGGTGGTGTGGACAATCGCCGGTCCCGGCATTGAGCCCGCGAACCTTTGGGTGCTCAAGCCCTACTTCATCATCCCGATCATGAATCTGGCCGTGTTCACATTCCTGGCCCAGTACGTGGTGCCGGAGATGGCGCGCGGCATGGCAGCCACCAAGCCGGAGATGCTGCCGAAAGCGATCATCGCGGGCATGTGCATCACCGCGTTCACCCTCGCGGCTGTGCCGTTCGCGGCGCTCGGCCTGCTGGGCACCGAGGTGACTGAGGTGGTCACCATCGCCTGGGGCGAGAAACTCGGCACTGCGGCTTACTACATGGCCAACTTGTTCGCGCTGCTGGCCATGTTCACGTCCTTCTTGGCCATCGGCTTCACTGCGATGCGCAACGTGCTGGACATCTTCCACTGGCCGGAACACGGGTGGCAGCGTCTCGCCGCAACCGGACTGACGGTGCTTCCGCCTCTCGTGATCGCCGTGGCGGGCCTTGGCGGCTTCGTCTCCGCGCTGACTTACGCAGGCGGGTTCGCCGGTGCCATCATGTCGGTCGTTCCCGTGTTGCTGCTGCGTCGCGCCCGGGCGAACGGGGATCAGGCTCCGGTGTGGCAGGTGCGCGGAGTAGACAGCACCGTCATCCAGGCGCTCATCATCATCGTCTACGTGGCGGCGTTCATCTACTCGATTATCTCGCTGCTGGGGCTCGTCCCGGCTGGCTGGGCATAA
- a CDS encoding NAD-dependent succinate-semialdehyde dehydrogenase has translation MIMADSNGSVDTGKLLKSLPTGLFIGGEWRDASSGETFEVQNPATGEVLATLQSANSDDAVAALDAAVKVQKDWARTPARERSEILRRAYELVTERTEEFAALMTLEMGKPLAEARGEVKYGAEYLRWFAEETVRQYGSTQEVPEGGIRMVTRRKPVGPCLLITPWNFPLAMATRKVAPAVAAGCTMVLKPAELTPLTAQYFVQTMVEAGLPAGVLNVVCGTDPAAISEPLIADPRLRKVSFTGSTAVGKILMKQAADGVLRTSMELGGNAPFIVFEDADIEQAIAGAMAAKMRNIGEACTAANRFLVHKDVADEFTAKLVEAMEALTVGNGLDEGVNVGPLIEEKARKNVASLVEDAKQNGAEVLTGGEAIDGDGFFFQPTVLRGASTDSRIFREEIFGPVASIYEFSDEAEAIELANSTEYGLASYIFSENSDRMWRLADGLDFGIVGFNAGVVSNAAVPFGGVKHSGLGREGGAEGIDEYTDVQYIGVRDPYANQ, from the coding sequence ATGATCATGGCTGATTCCAACGGCAGCGTCGACACCGGCAAGCTGCTTAAGTCCCTGCCCACCGGGCTGTTCATCGGCGGTGAATGGCGCGACGCATCCAGCGGCGAGACCTTCGAGGTGCAGAACCCGGCCACCGGCGAGGTGCTAGCCACGCTCCAGTCCGCGAATAGCGACGATGCAGTCGCGGCTCTCGATGCCGCAGTGAAGGTTCAGAAGGACTGGGCACGTACCCCGGCCCGCGAGCGCAGCGAGATCCTGCGCCGCGCATACGAGTTGGTCACCGAGCGCACCGAGGAATTCGCCGCCCTCATGACCCTGGAAATGGGCAAGCCGCTGGCAGAGGCGCGCGGCGAGGTCAAGTACGGTGCCGAGTACCTGCGGTGGTTCGCCGAGGAGACCGTCCGCCAGTACGGCAGCACCCAGGAGGTGCCGGAGGGCGGCATCCGTATGGTTACCCGCCGCAAGCCGGTCGGCCCGTGCCTGCTGATCACCCCGTGGAACTTCCCGCTGGCCATGGCCACCCGCAAGGTCGCTCCGGCAGTGGCCGCTGGCTGCACGATGGTGCTCAAGCCGGCGGAGCTGACCCCGCTGACCGCCCAGTATTTCGTCCAGACCATGGTCGAGGCTGGCCTGCCGGCCGGCGTCCTCAACGTCGTCTGCGGCACCGACCCGGCTGCGATCTCCGAGCCGCTCATCGCCGACCCGCGCCTGCGCAAGGTGTCCTTCACCGGTTCGACTGCCGTGGGCAAGATCCTCATGAAGCAGGCCGCCGACGGCGTTCTGCGCACCTCGATGGAGCTCGGCGGCAATGCCCCGTTCATCGTCTTCGAGGACGCCGACATCGAGCAGGCGATCGCAGGGGCCATGGCCGCCAAGATGCGCAATATCGGTGAGGCCTGCACCGCGGCCAACCGCTTCCTGGTGCACAAGGACGTCGCCGACGAGTTCACCGCGAAGCTCGTCGAGGCCATGGAGGCCCTCACCGTCGGCAACGGCCTCGACGAGGGCGTCAACGTCGGCCCGCTGATCGAGGAGAAGGCGCGCAAGAACGTCGCCAGCCTGGTCGAGGACGCGAAGCAGAACGGTGCTGAGGTCCTCACCGGCGGCGAGGCAATCGACGGCGATGGCTTCTTCTTCCAGCCGACCGTCCTGCGCGGAGCAAGCACCGATTCCCGCATCTTCCGCGAGGAGATCTTCGGCCCCGTCGCCTCCATCTACGAGTTCTCCGACGAGGCCGAGGCGATCGAGCTGGCTAACTCCACCGAGTACGGCCTGGCCTCCTACATCTTCTCCGAGAACTCGGACCGCATGTGGCGCTTGGCCGACGGCCTGGACTTCGGCATCGTCGGCTTCAACGCCGGTGTCGTCTCCAACGCGGCAGTCCCGTTCGGCGGGGTGAAGCACTCCGGCCTCGGCCGCGAGGGCGGTGCCGAGGGCATCGACGAGTACACCGATGTCCAGTACATCGGCGTCCGCGACCCGTACGCTAACCAGTAG